A stretch of Candidatus Vicinibacter affinis DNA encodes these proteins:
- a CDS encoding anion permease, whose product MNKGHKELYGALVILFILGLHYYLNPWNADARVLRTVTVAFLMISFWVMDFIPLAVVALFPLVLFPLLGIESLDNTARHYADPIIFLFMGGFFLALAIEKWNLHQRIALNILRLTGSNGDRIILGFMLSTFCISMWISNTATTMMMFPIALSVINLIQKTNPGIDTGSFAISIMLTIAYASNIGGLSTIIGTPPNVAYVGFLRDTAGIEISFMRWMMICLPVALVLLFFLYVLFTRILFKNNLGHQESTAEFIRNKIKQLGVWSVAEKRVMGVFCLAAFMWITKDLWVNWTGLPISDTMIAITAGITLFILPSGTKTTTTASSDEEEDSAPRDRILIWSDTHKMSWGILLMFGGGLTLAKGLEQVGVMKSLGEHIAFMAPSQEFLLILMVTTVSIFLSEIMSNVAQVIVMAPIITAVALNLQLDPLLLGIPMTLAASCAGMLPMGTPPNAIVFSSGKIPLRKMLRAGFFLNLMSIVVITVLCYALIRLK is encoded by the coding sequence ATGAATAAAGGCCACAAAGAATTATATGGTGCGTTGGTGATACTTTTCATATTGGGGCTGCATTATTATTTGAATCCATGGAATGCAGATGCCAGGGTTTTGCGTACGGTCACAGTTGCCTTCTTGATGATTTCATTTTGGGTAATGGATTTTATACCATTGGCTGTGGTGGCCTTGTTTCCTCTGGTACTTTTTCCCTTGTTAGGAATTGAATCGCTGGACAATACAGCCAGACATTACGCGGATCCAATCATCTTTTTATTTATGGGTGGATTTTTTCTGGCCCTGGCTATTGAAAAATGGAATCTACATCAGCGAATTGCCCTTAACATTCTTCGTCTCACCGGAAGCAATGGGGACAGAATCATCCTGGGTTTTATGTTATCGACTTTTTGCATCAGCATGTGGATCAGCAATACCGCCACAACGATGATGATGTTTCCAATTGCCTTGTCAGTCATTAATTTGATTCAGAAAACGAATCCCGGAATCGACACCGGTTCATTTGCAATCTCCATCATGCTGACAATTGCCTACGCTTCCAATATTGGTGGCCTCTCTACCATCATAGGCACTCCACCCAATGTGGCTTATGTAGGTTTTTTACGAGACACGGCAGGAATTGAAATTTCTTTTATGAGATGGATGATGATTTGTTTACCGGTGGCGTTGGTTCTCTTGTTTTTTTTGTATGTGTTGTTTACGCGAATTTTATTTAAAAATAATTTGGGCCACCAGGAATCTACAGCAGAATTTATCCGCAACAAAATCAAACAACTTGGAGTCTGGAGTGTGGCCGAGAAAAGGGTGATGGGCGTTTTTTGTTTGGCCGCTTTTATGTGGATCACTAAAGATCTATGGGTAAATTGGACCGGTTTACCCATCAGCGATACCATGATCGCCATCACGGCAGGCATCACATTGTTCATACTGCCCTCAGGTACCAAAACTACCACAACTGCTTCCTCGGATGAAGAGGAAGACTCTGCACCAAGAGATAGAATATTAATTTGGTCAGATACCCACAAAATGTCCTGGGGCATATTGCTGATGTTTGGTGGAGGACTCACCCTTGCAAAAGGATTGGAACAGGTAGGTGTCATGAAAAGTCTGGGAGAACACATCGCATTCATGGCCCCCTCTCAGGAATTTCTATTGATCCTGATGGTCACTACAGTTTCTATTTTTTTATCAGAGATTATGAGCAACGTAGCGCAGGTGATCGTGATGGCTCCGATCATTACCGCTGTAGCACTGAATCTTCAATTGGATCCTCTACTTTTAGGAATACCGATGACCTTGGCCGCCAGTTGCGCCGGTATGTTGCCAATGGGAACACCTCCCAATGCCATCGTTTTTTCGAGTGGCAAAATTCCTTTAAGAAAAATGCTGCGCGCTGGTTTCTTCCTGAATCTGATGAGCATTGTGGTCATTACGGTGCTGTGCTATGCCTTGATCCGCTTAAAATAA
- a CDS encoding aldo/keto reductase, giving the protein MIYKLLGRSGLKVSELCLGTMGFGKEWSWGADKETSLQILETFAQAGGNFIDTANRYTEGTSERIIGEFIQSNRDHFVVATKYTLHDNLTNVNASGNNRKNMMRSVEESLKRLNTEFIDLLYLHIWDRLTPIEEVMRGLDDLVRQGKVNYIGISDTPAWVVSQAQTLAQCMGWSKFVALQMEYSLLQRTPERELIPMAAQHGLSIIPWAPLAGGALTGKYLKGDPGRIKEGSSRLNERAVAITKVVMAVAEELGVEPSHVALKWTMQQGISSIPIAGATKLSQLQENLKALDLVLEPKHLQKLNEASKIDLGFPGDFFNEEGVKTVTYGGFYNKIEKGF; this is encoded by the coding sequence ATGATCTATAAACTTTTGGGCAGAAGCGGGCTTAAAGTTTCTGAATTATGTCTGGGCACTATGGGCTTTGGCAAAGAATGGAGCTGGGGTGCAGATAAAGAAACCAGTTTGCAGATTCTGGAAACCTTCGCACAGGCCGGCGGTAATTTTATTGACACCGCCAACCGGTATACAGAAGGCACCAGTGAACGCATCATAGGAGAATTCATACAGAGCAACAGGGATCACTTTGTAGTTGCCACCAAATATACGCTTCATGACAATCTTACCAATGTCAACGCTTCCGGAAACAACCGGAAGAATATGATGCGCAGTGTAGAAGAAAGTCTGAAGCGACTGAATACAGAATTTATCGACTTGCTTTACCTACATATATGGGATCGGCTCACACCCATTGAAGAGGTGATGCGTGGTCTTGATGACCTCGTGCGGCAGGGGAAGGTAAATTACATCGGCATCAGTGACACGCCTGCATGGGTCGTAAGTCAGGCCCAGACCCTTGCCCAATGCATGGGATGGTCAAAATTTGTTGCCTTGCAGATGGAATATTCCCTCCTTCAGCGTACTCCCGAACGTGAACTCATTCCGATGGCTGCCCAACATGGTCTCAGCATTATTCCATGGGCCCCATTGGCCGGTGGTGCACTTACCGGCAAATATCTGAAAGGCGATCCCGGACGAATTAAAGAAGGTAGCTCCAGACTCAATGAGCGGGCAGTAGCCATTACAAAAGTGGTAATGGCCGTGGCGGAAGAACTTGGTGTCGAACCCTCACACGTAGCCTTAAAATGGACGATGCAGCAAGGCATCTCCTCCATTCCCATCGCAGGCGCCACCAAACTTAGCCAACTTCAAGAAAATCTAAAAGCTTTAGATCTGGTGCTTGAACCCAAGCACCTCCAAAAATTAAATGAGGCCAGTAAAATCGATCTCGGTTTTCCGGGTGATTTCTTTAATGAGGAAGGTGTAAAAACAGTTACTTATGGTGGTTTTTATAATAAAATTGAAAAAGGCTTTTAG
- a CDS encoding (4Fe-4S)-binding protein, which translates to MKEITKEYSNGEITIVWKPQVCIHSTICWRGAAGLPEVFNPAERPWIKPAGADTPRIVEQINKCPSGALSFYYNEQQEKPQENEQELTRVEVMDKGPLMVIGEVIIRHPDGREEIKTKKCALCRCGHSKNKPYCDGSHREHFV; encoded by the coding sequence ATGAAAGAAATTACCAAAGAATATTCCAATGGTGAAATTACCATTGTTTGGAAACCTCAAGTTTGTATCCATTCCACCATTTGCTGGAGGGGTGCTGCAGGATTGCCGGAGGTGTTTAATCCTGCAGAACGACCATGGATCAAACCTGCTGGCGCCGACACTCCCCGCATCGTCGAACAAATAAATAAATGTCCCAGCGGAGCGCTGAGTTTTTACTACAACGAACAGCAGGAAAAGCCACAAGAGAATGAACAGGAGCTTACCAGAGTGGAGGTTATGGACAAGGGCCCACTTATGGTAATTGGAGAAGTCATCATCAGACACCCGGATGGACGTGAAGAAATCAAAACTAAAAAATGTGCATTGTGCCGCTGTGGCCACTCCAAAAATAAACCCTATTGTGACGGCAGTCATCGGGAGCATTTTGTTTAG
- a CDS encoding OsmC family protein, producing MENKSSDIHAHIEKQAYKTQLSNHRHEILADEPVENGGADLGFSPSDLLCASLAACTSITLRMYADRKEIALEAIDVDIWFEEDKEQGITKLHRKIELKGNISDEQKTRFLQIADKCHIHKVLTHPIQITSELA from the coding sequence ATGGAAAACAAATCATCAGACATTCACGCACACATTGAAAAGCAAGCTTATAAAACCCAACTGAGTAATCACCGACACGAAATTTTGGCTGATGAACCTGTGGAAAATGGAGGAGCTGATCTTGGATTTTCCCCCTCTGATCTTTTGTGTGCTTCCCTTGCCGCTTGCACTTCGATCACATTACGCATGTATGCAGACCGAAAGGAAATCGCCCTGGAGGCAATTGACGTAGACATTTGGTTTGAAGAAGATAAAGAACAGGGAATTACAAAACTGCACAGAAAGATTGAACTTAAAGGAAATATTTCTGATGAGCAAAAAACACGGTTCTTACAAATTGCTGATAAATGTCACATCCATAAAGTACTGACCCACCCTATTCAAATTACCAGTGAATTGGCATGA
- the recQ gene encoding DNA helicase RecQ — protein MQEKFELLKKYFGYTSFRPQQEAIIHSIMNDHDVLVLMPTGGGKSICFQIPALMKPGITLVISPLIALMKDQVESLKANGIAAEFINSSLSPQEETDITNRCMANQIKLLYVSPEKALSVSAGFLSMLPVSMIAIDEAHCISQWGHDFRPEYAQLKSLRSIFPKVPIIALTATADKTTRKDIVQQLALREPKLYVSSFDRPNFYISVRSNVKEKDKIEEIVSFIKSHAEESGIIYCLSRKGTEALAATLIQSGIQAAFYHAGMSSAERSNIQEKFIYDDVKIICATIAFGMGIDKSNVRWVIHYNLPKNIEGYYQEIGRAGRDGAPAKTILFYSIKDLMMLNKFASESGQAELNLEKLKRMQQFAEARVCRRKILLGYFGESYDKNCNSCDVCKDPPTYIDGTLIAQKAISALLRTNESIGIKTLIDILRGSMNAEIVEHGYDKIKTHGAGREYTSEVWQSYILQLLQIGIFEMAYDEGFSLKVSPFGRMALSGDQKIELTAFQPKSTRESIKSEVSSETKQPQSVFESLRLLRKKIAVEMGLPPYIIFHDSTLQEMVEMMPTSRLEMMVINGMSHTKYQKYGFRFEHLIIELKGKNREEEQTQIDVILSEESVLKYVEELKKYPVRISHTILGKVLLGSEREMIIEDLKDLSFYGILKGRSNYKMISPILQQIFKSNKIVTGTTAEINAQNFFSLPSQNELSDEEIQSVRRQVSGFDLSRPDDEIDNDFILQTRKQFPRAYEFWSAEENQLLLELCKKTNDLEVLADMLKRNPSSIKSQFKKLATG, from the coding sequence ATGCAAGAGAAATTCGAATTGCTGAAGAAATACTTCGGCTACACCAGCTTTAGACCTCAACAGGAAGCCATCATTCATTCGATCATGAACGATCACGACGTGCTGGTTCTGATGCCAACAGGAGGCGGAAAATCTATTTGCTTCCAGATTCCGGCATTGATGAAACCGGGGATCACTCTGGTAATCTCCCCCCTCATAGCTTTGATGAAGGATCAGGTGGAATCGTTGAAGGCCAATGGAATTGCCGCTGAATTCATCAACAGCAGCTTAAGTCCACAAGAGGAAACGGATATTACCAACCGATGCATGGCCAACCAGATCAAATTACTCTACGTATCTCCTGAAAAAGCATTGAGCGTAAGCGCAGGCTTTCTCAGTATGCTGCCTGTGTCGATGATTGCCATTGATGAAGCGCATTGTATTTCGCAGTGGGGTCATGACTTCCGCCCAGAATACGCCCAGCTAAAATCCCTCCGCTCCATTTTTCCAAAAGTGCCCATAATCGCCTTAACTGCTACTGCCGACAAAACCACCAGAAAGGATATTGTCCAACAGTTGGCGCTCAGGGAACCCAAGCTTTATGTGTCCTCATTTGATCGGCCAAATTTTTATATTTCAGTAAGAAGCAATGTAAAAGAAAAAGACAAAATAGAAGAGATCGTTTCTTTTATCAAATCTCATGCTGAAGAAAGTGGCATCATTTACTGTCTCTCCAGAAAGGGAACTGAAGCTTTGGCCGCCACGTTAATTCAATCCGGAATTCAGGCTGCATTTTATCATGCAGGAATGAGCAGTGCAGAAAGATCAAACATTCAGGAGAAATTTATCTACGACGATGTCAAAATCATCTGTGCAACCATCGCATTCGGCATGGGTATTGACAAATCAAATGTGCGATGGGTGATTCATTATAATTTACCGAAAAACATCGAAGGCTATTATCAGGAAATTGGAAGAGCCGGACGTGATGGAGCACCCGCCAAAACTATTTTGTTTTACAGCATCAAGGATCTGATGATGCTGAATAAATTTGCTTCCGAAAGTGGACAGGCTGAATTGAATCTTGAGAAGCTCAAGCGGATGCAGCAATTTGCCGAAGCAAGGGTTTGTCGCAGAAAAATATTGCTGGGGTATTTTGGTGAAAGCTACGATAAGAACTGCAATTCCTGCGATGTGTGCAAAGATCCTCCGACCTATATTGATGGAACACTCATCGCACAAAAAGCAATTTCTGCTTTGCTGCGAACCAATGAAAGTATCGGTATTAAAACCCTTATAGACATTTTGAGGGGATCCATGAATGCTGAAATAGTTGAGCACGGTTATGACAAAATCAAAACGCATGGCGCAGGAAGGGAATATACCTCTGAAGTCTGGCAATCCTATATTTTGCAGTTGTTGCAAATTGGGATTTTCGAAATGGCATATGATGAAGGCTTTTCACTAAAAGTCAGTCCTTTTGGCAGGATGGCCTTGAGCGGAGATCAAAAAATTGAACTTACCGCCTTCCAGCCCAAATCCACCCGGGAGAGTATAAAGTCGGAAGTAAGTTCGGAAACAAAACAACCACAATCTGTTTTCGAATCCCTGCGTTTGCTGCGCAAGAAAATTGCTGTTGAGATGGGACTTCCTCCATATATTATTTTTCATGATAGCACCTTGCAGGAAATGGTAGAAATGATGCCTACCTCTCGTCTTGAAATGATGGTAATTAATGGAATGTCGCATACCAAATATCAGAAGTACGGTTTTCGTTTTGAACATTTGATCATCGAACTTAAAGGAAAAAACAGAGAAGAGGAACAAACACAAATTGATGTAATCCTCAGTGAGGAAAGTGTGTTGAAGTACGTCGAAGAATTGAAAAAATATCCTGTAAGAATATCCCATACAATCCTTGGCAAAGTCTTGCTTGGCTCGGAGCGTGAAATGATCATCGAAGACCTAAAGGATTTAAGTTTTTATGGAATCCTAAAAGGCAGGTCCAATTATAAAATGATCAGTCCTATACTCCAGCAAATTTTCAAATCAAATAAAATCGTAACCGGTACAACTGCTGAAATCAATGCACAGAATTTTTTTAGTCTTCCTTCTCAAAATGAATTATCCGATGAAGAAATCCAGTCTGTGAGAAGGCAGGTATCCGGTTTTGATTTGAGCAGACCCGATGATGAGATTGACAATGATTTTATTCTTCAGACGCGCAAGCAATTTCCTCGCGCTTATGAATTTTGGAGTGCAGAGGAAAATCAACTGCTTTTGGAACTATGCAAGAAAACAAACGATCTCGAGGTTTTAGCCGATATGTTAAAGCGTAACCCAAGTTCCATTAAAAGTCAGTTTAAGAAACTTGCAACAGGATAA
- a CDS encoding nitroreductase family protein, whose protein sequence is MNSIKKAQTKYPVLELIKDRWSARSFSPKGISTEDLHTLAEAASWAPSANNEQPWQFIIAQKETDKFERIYDAMLEGNRPWCKNAAAFILCIARTHFEKNEKTNFYADHDLGMANALLLLQATSMNIYAHPMAGFDKSKIIESFGLTDLQKPMLVIALGYLDDAEKLAEPYKTRELTARNRKELHEFIL, encoded by the coding sequence ATGAATTCAATCAAAAAAGCACAAACAAAATACCCCGTACTTGAATTGATCAAAGACCGATGGAGTGCCCGAAGCTTTTCACCAAAAGGTATTTCAACGGAAGATCTTCACACCCTTGCAGAAGCGGCTTCCTGGGCTCCAAGTGCCAACAACGAACAACCATGGCAGTTTATAATTGCGCAAAAGGAAACAGATAAATTTGAGCGTATATACGATGCCATGCTGGAAGGCAACAGACCCTGGTGTAAAAATGCAGCAGCTTTCATTTTGTGCATCGCCAGAACTCATTTTGAAAAAAATGAAAAAACTAATTTCTATGCCGATCACGATCTGGGAATGGCAAACGCATTGTTGCTCCTACAAGCCACCTCGATGAATATTTATGCTCATCCAATGGCAGGTTTTGACAAATCTAAAATCATTGAATCATTTGGATTGACGGATCTGCAAAAACCCATGTTGGTCATTGCTCTTGGATATCTTGATGACGCTGAAAAACTTGCAGAGCCTTACAAAACGCGGGAACTGACTGCGAGAAACAGAAAAGAACTTCATGAATTTATACTTTAA
- a CDS encoding pirin family protein, which produces MNRKDFLKKGLLGTGILASTSAIGSIIHNDIDELKPLEILGFNHLPNTKSTIMASKVLHQAETRGHANHGWLDSHHTFSFANYYNPERMHFGVLRVLNDDRIDPGTGFGTHPHDNMEIITIPLEGALEHKDSMGNAGVIRNGDIQVMSAGTGITHSEYNHHKDAVGKFLQIWVFPNKKNVTPRYDQLTLDLKKRHNKLQQILSPNPDDEGVWIHQDAWFHLGKLDQGISLDYQIKKKGNGVYAFVINGNVHIDGQALKSRDGLGLWDINKLTIQSDTASEILLMEIPMTI; this is translated from the coding sequence ATGAACAGAAAAGATTTTTTGAAAAAAGGACTTCTCGGGACGGGCATTCTCGCCAGCACCTCTGCGATCGGATCTATTATTCACAATGACATTGACGAACTTAAACCCCTTGAAATTTTGGGGTTCAATCATCTTCCAAATACAAAATCAACTATCATGGCCAGTAAAGTTTTACATCAGGCAGAAACGCGTGGACACGCCAATCACGGTTGGCTGGATTCCCACCACACTTTTAGTTTTGCCAATTATTACAACCCGGAACGCATGCATTTTGGTGTGCTGCGGGTACTGAATGACGATCGCATTGATCCGGGAACAGGATTCGGTACACACCCGCATGACAATATGGAAATCATCACCATTCCACTGGAAGGCGCGCTGGAACATAAGGACAGTATGGGGAATGCAGGCGTTATCAGGAATGGAGATATCCAGGTCATGAGTGCAGGAACGGGAATCACCCACAGCGAATACAATCACCACAAAGATGCGGTCGGAAAATTCCTTCAAATCTGGGTTTTCCCAAATAAAAAAAATGTTACGCCCCGTTATGATCAATTGACACTTGATCTCAAAAAAAGGCACAACAAGTTGCAGCAAATTTTGTCACCCAACCCGGATGATGAAGGTGTGTGGATCCATCAGGATGCTTGGTTTCATCTGGGGAAATTAGACCAAGGAATTTCACTGGATTATCAAATTAAGAAAAAAGGAAATGGCGTGTATGCATTTGTCATCAATGGGAATGTACACATCGATGGTCAGGCTTTAAAGTCCAGAGACGGACTGGGTCTTTGGGATATAAACAAATTGACTATTCAATCAGATACTGCTTCAGAAATATTGCTCATGGAAATTCCCATGACTATCTAA